A window of the Pseudoalteromonas sp. A25 genome harbors these coding sequences:
- a CDS encoding ABC transporter substrate-binding protein, with product MRGLAYIMVLLFSCFSSAKENVVLQLKWVHQFQFAGYYMAKEKGFYEQAGLNVTILPADTSSPDTHFKVLAGQAHFGVTHSGILQSRIQGKPLVALAAILQSSPYCWMVKEDSQIYTPKDFKGKRISYLGKAENAELIVMLRQAGVDIAQLPLYSGLYPMADFEKGLFDALQVYVTNEPFKMRQKGVATRQICPKQYGINVYGDILFTSQNLIAQKPAMVEKFRQASLRGWRYAMLNMNESIDVIRSKYNPDKSKEQLAYEADTLRPFITQAGISIGSMSVARWQWIAQLYGYSQGSDESLLDNFVYHPKTNQESNQWSWMLIAASILTFLCIPLYLHLIFSRNLKYRLKHKTQPGKKEVE from the coding sequence ATGCGCGGCTTAGCGTATATTATGGTACTGCTATTCAGCTGCTTTAGCAGTGCCAAGGAAAACGTCGTGCTGCAATTGAAGTGGGTTCATCAATTTCAATTTGCAGGGTATTACATGGCCAAAGAGAAAGGCTTTTACGAGCAGGCAGGGCTAAACGTAACTATTCTGCCAGCCGATACCAGCAGTCCAGATACGCACTTTAAAGTACTAGCAGGTCAAGCGCACTTTGGAGTGACACACTCAGGCATATTACAATCACGCATACAAGGTAAGCCATTGGTCGCACTGGCTGCTATTTTACAATCTTCGCCCTATTGTTGGATGGTCAAAGAAGACTCTCAGATATATACACCTAAAGATTTCAAAGGTAAGCGTATCAGTTATTTGGGTAAGGCTGAAAATGCTGAATTGATAGTGATGCTAAGGCAGGCTGGAGTCGATATTGCGCAGTTGCCACTTTATTCTGGCTTGTATCCAATGGCAGACTTTGAAAAAGGACTCTTTGATGCCTTGCAAGTTTATGTGACCAATGAGCCATTTAAGATGCGGCAAAAGGGGGTTGCAACACGGCAGATATGTCCAAAACAATATGGTATCAATGTTTATGGCGATATCTTGTTTACCAGCCAAAACCTCATTGCACAAAAGCCCGCGATGGTAGAAAAATTTCGTCAGGCAAGTTTAAGAGGTTGGCGTTACGCGATGCTGAATATGAATGAAAGCATTGATGTGATCAGAAGTAAGTATAACCCCGACAAGAGTAAGGAGCAGCTTGCCTATGAAGCGGATACGTTGCGCCCCTTTATTACTCAAGCGGGTATTTCAATAGGTAGTATGTCTGTGGCTCGCTGGCAGTGGATTGCACAGCTCTATGGTTACTCACAAGGCAGTGATGAAAGCCTTTTGGATAATTTCGTGTATCATCCAAAAACCAATCAAGAATCTAATCAGTGGTCATGGATGCTGATAGCAGCCTCTATTTTGACTTTTTTGTGTATTCCTTTATATCTGCATTTGATTTTTTCGCGTAATTTGAAGTACCGCCTCAAGCATAAAACACAACCGGGCAAAAAAGAGGTAGAATAG
- the ilvA gene encoding threonine ammonia-lyase, biosynthetic, with translation MVSQELDYFRAIIQADMSPLAKVTEVSEMKGLSERLGQQVWLKREDQQPVYSFKLRGAYNKLRQLPENSLVITASAGNHAQGVALSAAHLGHRAIIVMPVTTPEIKVNSVRNLGGEVVLHGHNFDAAKAHAFELIEEYGAVFIPPFDDKDVIVGQGTVARELMQQLHELDAVFVPVGGGGLLAGMAVYIKSLRPDIQVIGVEAQESACLKAAMEAGEPVELEQVGGFADGVAVKIIGSETFRLAQKFCDQVVTVTSDEICAAVQDIFVETRAIAEPSGALSLAGLKKWSQQGKRAGLNLAAVLSGANLNFDRLRYIAERTALGAKNEALFGVTIAEEKGSFKRFCQSLGGRSITEFNYRYAGEGDAQIFVGVGLRGGQIELDELKSQLYKNGYAFEDFSDNELAKLHLRYMVGGKPPVAIHERLFRFDFPEYPGALARFLDTLGSEWNITLFHYRNHGAAEGNVLAAFDVPTQDYALFDSHLSKLGYHYSEETYNPCFARYLQKPVAAQRKAG, from the coding sequence ATGGTATCGCAAGAATTAGATTACTTTAGAGCGATTATCCAAGCGGATATGTCGCCTTTGGCTAAAGTCACAGAAGTTAGCGAAATGAAAGGCTTGTCAGAGCGTTTAGGTCAACAGGTATGGCTTAAGCGTGAAGATCAGCAACCTGTGTATTCTTTTAAACTGCGTGGCGCATATAACAAGCTTCGCCAGTTACCCGAAAATAGCTTAGTGATCACCGCGTCAGCGGGAAATCATGCACAAGGCGTCGCGCTTAGTGCTGCGCATTTAGGGCATAGAGCAATTATAGTGATGCCAGTAACCACCCCAGAGATCAAGGTGAACTCAGTACGTAATTTGGGGGGAGAAGTTGTGCTGCATGGTCATAACTTTGATGCTGCCAAAGCGCATGCGTTTGAGTTAATTGAAGAGTATGGGGCGGTGTTTATCCCTCCTTTTGATGACAAAGATGTGATTGTCGGCCAAGGTACGGTGGCCCGTGAATTAATGCAGCAGTTACATGAACTTGATGCCGTATTTGTGCCTGTTGGCGGCGGAGGCTTACTGGCGGGAATGGCGGTATACATCAAGTCATTACGACCCGATATCCAAGTTATCGGTGTAGAGGCGCAAGAAAGCGCCTGCTTGAAAGCGGCGATGGAAGCGGGAGAGCCTGTTGAACTTGAGCAAGTCGGGGGGTTTGCGGATGGTGTTGCAGTAAAAATTATCGGTAGTGAGACTTTTCGGCTCGCTCAGAAGTTTTGCGATCAGGTGGTTACCGTAACCAGTGATGAGATCTGTGCTGCCGTACAAGATATTTTTGTAGAAACACGCGCCATAGCAGAGCCATCAGGAGCGTTATCTCTGGCTGGTTTAAAAAAATGGAGCCAACAAGGTAAACGTGCAGGCCTTAATTTGGCCGCGGTGCTTTCTGGTGCCAATTTGAACTTTGATAGGTTACGCTACATCGCGGAGCGCACAGCGCTTGGTGCAAAAAATGAGGCGTTGTTCGGGGTGACTATTGCCGAAGAAAAAGGCAGCTTTAAGCGCTTTTGCCAATCTTTAGGTGGTCGTTCAATCACAGAGTTCAATTATCGCTATGCCGGTGAAGGGGACGCACAAATTTTTGTGGGTGTTGGTTTACGTGGTGGGCAGATAGAATTAGATGAACTAAAGAGTCAACTTTATAAAAATGGCTATGCATTTGAGGACTTTTCTGACAATGAGTTGGCCAAGCTGCACTTGCGTTATATGGTCGGTGGTAAACCGCCCGTCGCCATTCATGAGCGATTGTTCCGTTTTGATTTTCCTGAATATCCTGGCGCGTTGGCACGGTTTTTAGATACGTTGGGTAGTGAATGGAATATTACGCTGTTTCATTATCGTAATCATGGCGCCGCTGAGGGGAATGTATTGGCTGCTTTTGATGTTCCGACTCAAGATTATGCCTTGTTTGATAGTCACCTCTCAAAGCTTGGGTATCACTACAGCGAAGAAACGTATAACCCGTGTTTTGCGCGGTATTTGCAAAAGCCTGTCGCAGCACAAAGAAAAGCGGGTTAG
- the ilvD gene encoding dihydroxy-acid dehydratase, with the protein MAKLRSKTTTEGRQRAGARALWRATGMTDSDFEKPIIAVVNSYTQFVPGHVHLNQLSELMAETIRDAGGVPREFNTIAIDDGIAMGHGGMLYSLPSRDLIADSVEYMVNAHCADAMVCISNCDKITPGMLLAALRLNIPVVFVSGGPMEAGKTRLADIDIKLDLVDAMVKGADPSVSDEDSDQVERSACPTCGSCSGMFTANSMNCLLEALGLALPGNGTTLATHKDRQQLYEAAGKRILALCDEYYRKDNDGVLPRNIANQAAFVNAMTLDIAMGGSSNTVLHLLAAAQEGGVDFDMSDIDRLSRNTPFLCKVAPATQQYHIEDVHRAGGIMGLLNELAKGERLDLSVGHVAGGTLGEVIKRWDASDSSNSKAQTFYRAGPAGIRTTKAMSQEYRWDELDLDRENGCIRSIEHAFRQDGGLAVLSGNLTPDGCIVKSAGVVDEMLNFTGPAVVFESQDDAVDGILNGRVKKGDVVVIRYEGPKGGPGMQEMLYPTSYLKSMGLDKDCALLTDGRFSGGTSGLSIGHASPEAASGGALALVEDGDLIQIDIPNRGIHLLLDEQQMAQRRAKQEARGKDAYKPLDRQRVVSSALKAYALLATSADKGAVRDLAKLEELS; encoded by the coding sequence ATGGCTAAATTGAGAAGCAAAACCACCACTGAAGGCAGACAACGTGCAGGTGCTCGCGCCCTGTGGCGAGCAACCGGGATGACCGATAGTGACTTTGAAAAACCAATTATAGCCGTGGTGAATTCGTATACCCAATTTGTACCAGGCCACGTTCATTTAAACCAGCTCAGTGAACTAATGGCAGAAACGATTCGAGACGCAGGCGGTGTACCTAGAGAGTTTAATACCATCGCGATAGATGATGGTATCGCAATGGGCCACGGCGGTATGCTTTATTCTCTTCCCTCTAGAGACTTGATTGCCGACTCAGTTGAATACATGGTCAATGCTCATTGTGCCGATGCCATGGTCTGTATCTCTAACTGCGACAAAATCACGCCGGGGATGTTACTTGCTGCGCTGCGTTTAAATATTCCAGTGGTGTTTGTTTCTGGTGGACCAATGGAAGCAGGAAAGACACGTCTAGCAGATATTGATATCAAACTAGATTTAGTCGACGCGATGGTGAAAGGCGCTGATCCGAGTGTTAGCGATGAAGATTCCGATCAAGTAGAGCGCTCAGCCTGCCCGACGTGCGGTTCATGCTCAGGAATGTTTACTGCTAACTCTATGAATTGTTTGTTAGAGGCTCTGGGTCTCGCATTACCGGGTAATGGCACAACACTGGCCACTCACAAAGACAGACAGCAACTTTATGAAGCCGCTGGCAAACGTATTTTGGCACTTTGCGATGAATATTATCGCAAAGATAATGATGGCGTATTACCAAGAAACATAGCGAACCAAGCCGCTTTTGTGAATGCGATGACGTTAGACATTGCGATGGGCGGATCTTCGAATACGGTGCTGCATTTACTCGCTGCGGCACAAGAAGGTGGTGTCGATTTTGATATGAGTGATATTGACCGACTATCTCGAAATACCCCATTTTTATGTAAAGTTGCCCCAGCCACCCAGCAATATCACATTGAAGATGTACACCGTGCAGGTGGCATCATGGGGCTGTTAAACGAGCTTGCAAAAGGTGAGCGACTTGATTTAAGTGTGGGTCATGTTGCTGGAGGCACTTTGGGCGAGGTGATCAAACGTTGGGACGCCTCAGACAGCAGCAATAGCAAAGCGCAAACGTTTTATCGCGCGGGTCCTGCGGGGATTCGTACAACCAAAGCGATGAGCCAAGAGTACCGTTGGGATGAGTTAGATTTAGACCGAGAAAATGGCTGCATACGCAGTATTGAGCATGCATTTAGACAAGATGGTGGCCTTGCTGTGCTGTCGGGTAACCTCACTCCCGATGGGTGTATTGTAAAAAGCGCGGGTGTGGTAGATGAAATGCTAAATTTCACCGGGCCGGCCGTGGTATTTGAGTCACAAGATGACGCTGTAGATGGCATTTTAAATGGCCGTGTGAAAAAAGGCGATGTGGTTGTTATTCGTTACGAAGGTCCAAAAGGCGGACCAGGCATGCAAGAAATGCTCTATCCTACCAGTTACCTCAAGTCTATGGGATTAGATAAAGACTGTGCTCTGTTAACCGATGGCCGTTTTTCTGGTGGTACATCAGGGTTATCTATTGGTCATGCTTCTCCAGAGGCTGCCAGTGGTGGTGCATTGGCATTGGTGGAAGATGGGGACTTAATTCAAATTGACATACCTAATCGTGGGATCCACCTATTGCTTGACGAGCAGCAAATGGCGCAGCGTAGAGCAAAACAAGAAGCGCGTGGTAAAGATGCATACAAGCCATTAGACCGTCAGCGTGTAGTGTCGTCGGCCTTGAAGGCTTATGCATTATTAGCAACCAGTGCAGATAAAGGTGCGGTACGTGATTTGGCTAAGTTAGAGGAGCTAAGCTAG